A genomic segment from Truepera sp. encodes:
- the asnB gene encoding asparagine synthase (glutamine-hydrolyzing) — translation MCGISGAWQAHEPGMREALMESLTAMIHRGPDAEGMHIEPGVALGIRRLAIIDVASGQQPIWNETNDVGVVFNGEIYNYVELLQECRDRGHSVRTRSDTEAIVHLYEEDPEGFVGRLRGMFAIAIFDRRRQRLVLARDRFGKKPLHYALTPGNGLLFASELKGLLPLLRSQGLRPEIDPQAIYDFLSLGSIPQPSTVYAGVAAVPPGHLLIADRDGHKLKSYWQPVFGPKFSGTYEEAQAAVRRQIEDAVRIRLRSDVPLGCFLSAGVDSSIVTYEAAKLVGDQLQTFTVSSEDPDLDESGVASRTAKQLGVNNTVLHLDIDPVRDLGILVKAYDQPFADASAIPSLEVSRAAREQVTVVLNGDGGDELFGGYRRHVAIETMAGFAWLPRPLTAGLSALLAPEKRSRRSPLGLVGRMLRGLALPPEERYLVFTSDMLLDADKRETWHGEARATENLVLDKLDRHLGALDMQTNAELHLNLLSSLLVKMDIATSANSLEGRSPLLDNELADFVFTLPPNFRVRNRRPKAILRDAYADVLSQEVVRGKKRGFEVPLANWLEGSWRQLLNDTLGASDARTLGFVDRSLILRVLDPNSFGDRNKAYISYAFLVLELWLRNVKP, via the coding sequence ATGTGTGGAATCAGCGGCGCGTGGCAAGCTCATGAACCAGGGATGAGGGAAGCCCTGATGGAGTCGCTTACCGCGATGATTCACCGGGGCCCCGACGCCGAGGGGATGCATATCGAGCCGGGTGTGGCCCTCGGTATCCGCCGCCTCGCCATTATCGATGTTGCAAGCGGCCAGCAGCCCATCTGGAACGAGACCAACGACGTTGGCGTCGTGTTCAACGGCGAGATCTACAACTACGTCGAGCTGTTGCAGGAGTGCCGAGATAGGGGTCACTCGGTTAGGACACGGTCGGACACCGAGGCCATCGTCCACCTGTACGAGGAGGACCCGGAAGGCTTCGTAGGGCGCCTCCGTGGGATGTTCGCCATCGCCATCTTCGACAGGCGCCGGCAACGGCTCGTTCTCGCGCGCGACCGCTTCGGGAAGAAACCTCTCCACTACGCGCTTACGCCAGGCAACGGACTGCTCTTCGCCTCAGAGCTGAAGGGGCTGCTCCCTCTGTTGAGGTCACAAGGTCTGCGGCCGGAGATCGACCCGCAGGCGATCTACGACTTCCTCTCACTTGGTTCCATCCCCCAGCCATCGACCGTCTACGCGGGTGTCGCAGCGGTTCCGCCTGGCCACCTCCTCATCGCAGATCGCGACGGCCATAAGCTGAAGTCCTACTGGCAGCCGGTGTTCGGACCCAAGTTCAGTGGCACTTACGAAGAAGCACAAGCGGCCGTGCGTCGGCAGATAGAGGATGCGGTGCGCATACGGCTCCGCAGCGATGTGCCCCTCGGTTGCTTTCTCTCCGCCGGAGTCGACAGCAGCATCGTCACTTATGAAGCAGCCAAGCTCGTCGGTGACCAGCTCCAGACCTTCACGGTGAGTTCCGAGGACCCGGACCTCGATGAGTCGGGCGTCGCAAGCCGCACAGCCAAGCAGCTTGGGGTGAATAACACCGTCTTACATCTCGACATCGACCCGGTCCGCGACCTCGGCATCCTCGTCAAGGCGTACGACCAGCCGTTCGCCGACGCAAGCGCCATTCCGAGCCTGGAAGTATCACGCGCGGCGCGTGAGCAAGTGACCGTCGTGCTCAACGGGGATGGTGGAGACGAGCTCTTTGGAGGTTATCGGCGCCATGTGGCAATCGAGACCATGGCCGGTTTCGCTTGGCTCCCGCGCCCGCTCACCGCCGGTCTTTCCGCCCTCTTGGCACCGGAAAAGCGGTCCCGGCGTTCGCCGTTAGGACTGGTGGGGCGGATGCTCCGGGGCCTTGCGCTCCCACCCGAGGAGCGCTATCTCGTGTTCACGTCGGACATGCTGCTGGACGCCGACAAGCGCGAGACCTGGCATGGCGAGGCGCGAGCCACCGAGAACCTCGTTCTCGACAAACTAGACCGCCACCTCGGCGCCCTCGACATGCAAACGAACGCCGAGCTCCACCTGAACCTCCTAAGTAGCTTGCTGGTGAAGATGGATATAGCTACCTCAGCGAACTCGCTCGAAGGCCGGTCTCCTCTCCTCGACAACGAGCTCGCAGACTTCGTTTTCACCCTGCCGCCCAACTTCCGTGTTAGGAATCGCCGTCCGAAGGCCATACTTCGTGACGCGTACGCAGACGTCCTCTCCCAGGAAGTGGTCCGGGGCAAGAAGCGCGGGTTCGAGGTGCCACTGGCCAACTGGTTAGAAGGTTCCTGGCGTCAGCTCCTCAATGACACTCTTGGCGCTAGTGACGCCCGCACACTGGGCTTTGTCGACAGGTCGCTCATTCTGCGAGTGCTCGACCCGAACTCCTTCGGCGACCGCAACAAGGCCTACATCAGTTATGCGTTTCTGGTGCTCGAGTTATGGCTCAGGAACGTGAAGCCATGA
- a CDS encoding glycosyltransferase family 4 protein, giving the protein MKVMVVGNIVQSLVNFRGPLLHAMVELGHEVVAVAPEEDLHYEEELSRLGVKYRWVPLDRAGFNPASDLRFMCALRRLMIEERPDVFLGYTIKPVIYGNLGARLAGVPARGALITGLGYAFGDDGLKQRLVGLVASVLYALALAGARVVFFQNPDDRGEFIRRRLVDPSLATVVAGSGVDLDRFTSSEPPPPPPVFLLIARLIREKGIEEFVEAARDLKERYPEARFQLLGPTDKNPTAVSPSWIDEQQRAGVIEYMGVTNDVRPFLHAASVFVLPSYREGTPRTVLEALATGRPIVTTDAPGCRETVVDGVNGFLVIPRDVRSLTEAMEKFILDPELVPRMGLAGLELARTRYDVRFVNADMLHHLGLQPKG; this is encoded by the coding sequence ATGAAGGTCATGGTCGTGGGCAACATCGTCCAGTCGTTGGTCAACTTCAGAGGGCCCCTACTTCACGCGATGGTGGAACTCGGCCACGAGGTAGTGGCCGTGGCTCCGGAGGAGGACCTCCACTACGAGGAGGAGCTTAGCCGCCTGGGCGTCAAGTACCGCTGGGTGCCACTCGACCGGGCAGGCTTCAACCCAGCCTCGGATCTACGCTTCATGTGCGCCCTGCGGCGGCTGATGATCGAGGAACGGCCTGACGTCTTCCTCGGGTATACGATCAAGCCGGTCATCTACGGGAATCTTGGGGCTCGCCTCGCCGGCGTGCCCGCCCGTGGCGCCCTGATCACGGGCCTTGGCTATGCCTTCGGCGACGACGGACTGAAGCAGCGGCTGGTCGGCCTTGTCGCGAGCGTGCTTTACGCTTTGGCCCTGGCAGGGGCGAGAGTGGTCTTCTTCCAGAACCCTGACGACCGCGGCGAGTTCATACGCCGGCGCCTCGTCGATCCGTCACTGGCCACCGTCGTGGCTGGGTCCGGCGTGGATCTGGACCGGTTCACGAGCAGCGAGCCTCCACCCCCACCGCCTGTCTTCCTTTTGATCGCGCGGCTGATTAGGGAGAAGGGCATCGAGGAGTTCGTCGAAGCAGCGCGAGACCTGAAGGAGCGCTATCCGGAAGCACGCTTCCAGCTGCTCGGTCCGACGGACAAGAACCCGACAGCCGTCTCACCATCGTGGATAGACGAGCAGCAGCGTGCAGGCGTGATCGAGTACATGGGAGTGACGAATGACGTTCGACCCTTCCTCCACGCCGCCTCGGTTTTCGTCCTTCCTTCTTACCGTGAAGGCACCCCGCGCACGGTCCTGGAGGCGCTCGCCACCGGACGACCCATAGTCACGACCGACGCTCCCGGGTGCCGCGAGACCGTGGTGGACGGCGTCAACGGCTTCCTCGTCATACCTAGGGATGTCCGGTCGCTGACGGAAGCGATGGAGAAGTTCATTCTCGACCCAGAACTCGTACCCAGGATGGGCCTCGCGGGCCTCGAACTAGCGCGCACCAGGTACGACGTGAGGTTCGTGAACGCAGACATGCTACATCACCTGGGGCTGCAGCCAAAGGGCTGA